A region of the Miscanthus floridulus cultivar M001 unplaced genomic scaffold, ASM1932011v1 os_2329_1, whole genome shotgun sequence genome:
TATCAGAAAATTTTGAATGGGTGGCTTCTGGCCTTGCACCATACTGCTGTAATGTTTACAGACATTGTCAAATTAAGTCTGACATTAATGTGCAATGATTGGCCTGTTTGTGCTTGCAGTATTCGATTGTTGCTTCTCGACAGAAACCATGGACCAATACAGATACAAGAATTACCTGGACAGCATTATTTTGCAGCTTCGTGAACAGTTTGCAGATTCTTCATTGATGGTTCTCAACTTCAGAGATGAAGGAAAAAGTCTTATTTCAGGCATTTTCTCCAAGTACAATATTACAACCAAAGACTACCCTTGCAAGTATCTAGGATGCCCGTTACTTCCTTTGGATATCATTCTCCACTTCCTGAGGCTTAGTGAAAGGTGGCTTATGCTTGAAGGGCAGCAAAATATTCTGCTAATGCACTGTGAGAAAGATGGATGGCCAGTGTTGGCATTTATGCTTGCAGGTCTTCTTCTGTACAGGAAACAATATAATGGGGAGCAAAGAACTCTAGATATGGTGTACAAGCAAGCCCCTAAGGAGCTTCTTCAGATGCTAACCACATTGAATCCACAACCGTCTCATCTTCGATATCTTGGGTACATATGCAGAATGGATGATGACATAGGGTGGCCTACACAACCTATTCCTTTCACCTTGGATTGTGTAATTCTTAGagaaattccaaattttgatggAGTCGGTGGTTGTCGGCCAATTGTTCGAGTATATGGGCAGGATATTCCAACAACTGACAAAAGTCATGGTGTCGTTTCACCACCATCAAAGGCCAAAAAACATATTAGGCGTTACAGACAGGTACCATCAAGCATATTTTTTATCTAAATGGTTCTGCTATTTATTCAAGTTACTCGTTAACTATTTTTGCAGGCAGATAATGTGCCAGCGAAGTTAAATGTTGGATCCTGCGTCCAAGGTGATGTTGTCCTTGAATGTCTGCATGTGGATGATGGCCGAGGAAATGAAAGGTTAATGTTTAGGGTGATGTTCAATACCTTTTTCATCCAGTCTCACATTTTATTGTTGAACTTTGAGGACATCGATGTCCCTTGGGATGCAGATCACCAGTTCACAAAGAACTTCAAAGCAGAGGTAGGCCATGATTTTTCATGTATTCATGTGGCAATTCATCACCAACTATGTCAATGTTAATTGTGGGTGCATGCCTGAACCAGGTACTCTTTTCAGAGTTTGATGCTGAGTCTGATGCATCCACTGAAGTAGCACctgattatgattatgattatgattatgattacGATGATGATATGGATGTTGCCTCTGCTGACGAGTTCTTTGAAGCAGAAGAACTCTTCAGTAATGCTGATTCCCAAGAAGGAAATAAGGATGCTGATACTCTTTCTATAGCCTCAACAGATTATACTTCAACTCCAAGCGCCGAATGTTGGAAAAACTCACCATTTTCCAACTTTGAGCTGAATATTGGCATTGATGGATCGCGAGACAATAAAGCCGATGACTTGGGCTTGTCATTAGAAACAGTAAATGGTGGAAAGACATGCACATCCACTGAAGACAATACTATGCTCAACAATGAAACTGCAGTTGTTAAGTCAACTTTGGCAGCTACAATAGATGGAGACGCAGATAGCGGCATTTCAAGTTCTTCTACTTATAAAGAGGATGGTTTGTTTGAAAAGGGTAGTTCCAAGCAGGATATAAGGATGGGTTCCAATCAAGACTTGGGTCAGATTGATAATGTGTTGGTTAAGGAGGTGATTATATTAGAAACTAATAGTCCTAAGGACATACAGATGATCAAAGAGGTCATCATATCTGAAGTTACAACTCCCAAACAGGTAGTAGACGGGAATATGACAGAAACTGAATTAGATGAGACAGTCCACGATTCAGAAAGCATTGCATTGGCAGAAGCTGAGGATACAGAACAACTTAATATTTTTTGCAAACAGGATGAGGGACACAGTGTGCGAGATGAATATGCTGCTTATGACAATGGCATAGTGATTGAACAAGAAGAAAGCAGCAACGAAGAAAAACTTACCATCAGAGACACAAATTCAGAAGTGACTGAGCCCACAGATGAGAATAACAGGTTGGAGCTTCCATTATCAGGGATACCACATCTGCATTGTTCAAGCACTTCTCCGGGACTAAGTTCTGCCAAGGAAAATATTGATCAGCTTCATGCTTGCAGTAGTAATGGCACTGCAGAACAAAGGGCGGGAATTGACTCCAGGAGCCACTCTTCTAATATCTCTTGTGTGAACATTCTACCACAAGAATCTAGCTTGACAATAAACCATGCTTCAACTTCCATGAATGCAAATACAGATACAACCGATTCATCTCGATTGGTGCTAAAGAAAAAACCTTTTCAACCATTGTTGACATCTAGTCTTTTTGCTCCATCATCTCCCAGGCGCAATCTGCTTCGTGCTGCATCCACAGATTTGTCCTTTTTTTCTCCATCACAAACAGAATCTAAACAGAACTCTGTTACTTCTACAAGCGGAAGGGATGATCCATCTACATCTTCTGTGCTTCCACCATCTCAATGCTCCACAACCCTGGGATCATCATCCAAAATTTCTCTAGTACATCCTCCTCTGCGACCAATAAGAACGGTTTCATCTCTACCTTCATTATCATTTGATGCATACATAGAGATGTCGATGTATTCTTCAAGATCGCCCAAACACCAAGAGCATGCTAAACCTCCCTCAATACCACTACATCGATATCTTCACCCACCAATGACAGAGGAAAAGGATCTACATTCAGGTAGTCTAACTTTGCCTGCTTCTAACAAATATGCCCCTCAACCCCCATACCCACCTCCACTGCCACCTCAACATGATTCTTGCACCCAAAGTTGTTCGAGCACCCTAATATCTGAACATGAGCAAATAAGAGCTGATGGGTCTTGTTCCTTTAGTCCAGGTTGTAGACAAACTGTTCTCAACTTAAGCGATTCCTCGGTAACTTCACCCTCTAAAAGTAGTATAGCTGCAACAGAATATCCCTTAGGAGCCTCTGATTTCATAGATGAGAAAGTAACAAGTAGACCTAATATAGTAACTGGCATGGATTTCCCAATTACTAATGAAGATACAAATTCTCTGTTGCACATGTTGACTTGTTCTTCACCTCCCAAAACATTACAACATGGTGAACCACtaccgccaccgccacctttgcctccagcaccaccaccatcacAATTACCACTGCCAACTATATGCAGTGACAGTGGATCAGTTCCACTGGTATACTCAAATCCATCTTCAGATTGTCCATATAAAGAACCAGCAATGCTACCAGAACACAAATCTGCTGTTCCATCTACTTCTCTAGAAGGACATGAAGCAAGTGAAGTTCGATTGCTTCAATCTGATATTACTGTTGAATTATCTTCATCAGAACATTCTGAGTATACAGTTCAGCATGTGTTTGGAAGCAGTGAAGATACAATTTCAAATATCTCATCCTCTATACCCGCAGCACCTCCATATCCAACGTTTCATATTGTAACAGATAATTCCTCAGGTTCAATATCTGCAGAGCAAGTAATTTGTGAGCAGCCTTTAGATCAAACGGCATTATCCATTCATTTGAGGCCATTCAAGATGGAGATATCACAAAATGAAACAATCAATGGAGTCTTGGCCTCTATAACTGATGATAAAGAACATGGAGGCATTACAATTCCACCATCGCCACAAAAGTTGCCTCAGCCTAGAGAACATATGAAACCTCCATCTCCACCACAACCACCACCTTGTCATGCAACACTTGTACCTTCTTTGTGCTTATCTTCAAATCCACCTTCTC
Encoded here:
- the LOC136534820 gene encoding formin-like protein 12 isoform X3, which codes for MALFRRLFYRKPPDRLLEIADRVYVFDCCFSTETMDQYRYKNYLDSIILQLREQFADSSLMVLNFRDEGKSLISGIFSKYNITTKDYPCKYLGCPLLPLDIILHFLRLSERWLMLEGQQNILLMHCEKDGWPVLAFMLAGLLLYRKQYNGEQRTLDMVYKQAPKELLQMLTTLNPQPSHLRYLGYICRMDDDIGWPTQPIPFTLDCVILREIPNFDGVGGCRPIVRVYGQDIPTTDKSHGVVSPPSKAKKHIRRYRQADNVPAKLNVGSCVQGDVVLECLHVDDGRGNERLMFRVMFNTFFIQSHILLLNFEDIDVPWDADHQFTKNFKAEVLFSEFDAESDASTEVAPDYDYDYDYDYDDDMDVASADEFFEAEELFSNADSQEGNKDADTLSIASTDYTSTPSAECWKNSPFSNFELNIGIDGSRDNKADDLGLSLETVNGGKTCTSTEDNTMLNNETAVVKSTLAATIDGDADSGISSSSTYKEDGLFEKGSSKQDIRMGSNQDLGQIDNVLVKEVIILETNSPKDIQMIKEVIISEVTTPKQVVDGNMTETELDETVHDSESIALAEAEDTEQLNIFCKQDEGHSVRDEYAAYDNGIVIEQEESSNEEKLTIRDTNSEVTEPTDENNRLELPLSGIPHLHCSSTSPGLSSAKENIDQLHACSSNGTAEQRAGIDSRSHSSNISCVNILPQESSLTINHASTSMNANTDTTDSSRLVLKKKPFQPLLTSSLFAPSSPRRNLLRAASTDLSFFSPSQTESKQNSVTSTSGRDDPSTSSVLPPSQCSTTLGSSSKISLVHPPLRPIRTVSSLPSLSFDAYIEMSMYSSRSPKHQEHAKPPSIPLHRYLHPPMTEEKDLHSGSLTLPASNKYAPQPPYPPPLPPQHDSCTQSCSSTLISEHEQIRADGSCSFSPGCRQTVLNLSDSSVTSPSKSSIAATEYPLGASDFIDEKVTSRPNIVTGMDFPITNEDTNSLLHMLTCSSPPKTLQHGEPLPPPPPLPPAPPPSQLPLPTICSDSGSVPLVYSNPSSDCPYKEPAMLPEHKSAVPSTSLEGHEASEVRLLQSDITVELSSSEHSEYTVQHVFGSSEDTISNISSSIPAAPPYPTFHIVTDNSSGSISAEQVICEQPLDQTALSIHLRPFKMEISQNETINGVLASITDDKEHGGITIPPSPQKLPQPREHMKPPSPPQPPPCHATLVPSLCLSSNPPSPRERYENPPSASPPPFPRESFVALPPPPAPLPNHPSLLGKHINPSPPPPPPPRENEALCPLALLSPTRHVIPPPPTLLHIAIQPTFSEDIVIVSPSHSTGVNIIPLPPPPPRMNEILPQPLEGGQSTLPASLLEVTKEIPPPPILPPEGQRGSPLSTLCGGIVNIPLPPPPLPGGHGEVPLSTPLRGSGAIPPPPPFPKGLGGITLPIGFHSGDLSFLQPTRESESPSCLPPPPPPPPLSSNGHIGDPPPPPPPPPPLMSVFVEAPIPLPPQTVCGGAPPPPPPPGGHVGPPPPPPPPGGYAEALMPPPPPGGCVGAPPPPPPPGGYAGAPSPPPPPGGYIGAPPPSPPYGGIGVPPPPPPFGGIGGTPPPPPPAGFRGGAPAPPPPPGGHGGPPPPPPRGHGGVGGPPPPPGAPSPPMPPGMPGGPPPPPGGRGMPTPPGGRGHGLARSLGPTLQSAVRRSSLKPLHWVKVTRAMQGSLWAELQKQVDANSRAEFDVNELESLFTIAPKTKAGSKSEGRGKSLGTKSDKVQLIDLRRANNTEIMLTKIKMPLPDMMSAALALDDSVLDADQIENLIKFCPTKEEMELLKNYSGDKEALGKCEHFFLELMKVPRVESKLKIFAFKIQFQSQGC
- the LOC136534820 gene encoding formin-like protein 12 isoform X2, with translation MALFRRLFYRKPPDRLLEIADRVYVFDCCFSTETMDQYRYKNYLDSIILQLREQFADSSLMVLNFRDEGKSLISGIFSKYNITTKDYPCKYLGCPLLPLDIILHFLRLSERWLMLEGQQNILLMHCEKDGWPVLAFMLAGLLLYRKQYNGEQRTLDMVYKQAPKELLQMLTTLNPQPSHLRYLGYICRMDDDIGWPTQPIPFTLDCVILREIPNFDGVGGCRPIVRVYGQDIPTTDKSHGVVSPPSKAKKHIRRYRQADNVPAKLNVGSCVQGDVVLECLHVDDGRGNERLMFRVMFNTFFIQSHILLLNFEDIDVPWDADHQFTKNFKAEVLFSEFDAESDASTEVAPDYDYDYDYDYDDDMDVASADEFFEAEELFSNADSQEGNKDADTLSIASTDYTSTPSAECWKNSPFSNFELNIGIDGSRDNKADDLGLSLETVNGGKTCTSTEDNTMLNNETAVVKSTLAATIDGDADSGISSSSTYKEDGLFEKGSSKQDIRMGSNQDLGQIDNVLVKEVIILETNSPKDIQMIKEVIISEVTTPKQVVDGNMTETELDETVHDSESIALAEAEDTEQLNIFCKQDEGHSVRDEYAAYDNGIVIEQEESSNEEKLTIRDTNSEVTEPTDENNRLELPLSGIPHLHCSSTSPGLSSAKENIDQLHACSSNGTAEQRAGIDSRSHSSNISCVNILPQESSLTINHASTSMNANTDTTDSSRLVLKKKPFQPLLTSSLFAPSSPRRNLLRAASTDLSFFSPSQTESKQNSVTSTSGRDDPSTSSVLPPSQCSTTLGSSSKISLVHPPLRPIRTVSSLPSLSFDAYIEMSMYSSRSPKHQEHAKPPSIPLHRYLHPPMTEEKDLHSGSLTLPASNKYAPQPPYPPPLPPQHDSCTQSCSSTLISEHEQIRADGSCSFSPGCRQTVLNLSDSSVTSPSKSSIAATEYPLGASDFIDEKVTSRPNIVTGMDFPITNEDTNSLLHMLTCSSPPKTLQHGEPLPPPPPLPPAPPPSQLPLPTICSDSGSVPLVYSNPSSDCPYKEPAMLPEHKSAVPSTSLEGHEASEVRLLQSDITVELSSSEHSEYTVQHVFGSSEDTISNISSSIPAAPPYPTFHIVTDNSSGSISAEQVICEQPLDQTALSIHLRPFKMEISQNETINGVLASITDDKEHGGITIPPSPQKLPQPREHMKPPSPPQPPPCHATLVPSLCLSSNPPSPRERYENPPSASPPPFPRESFVALPPPPAPLPNHPSLLGKHINPSPPPPPPPRENEALCPLALLSPTRHVIPPPPTLLHIAIQPTFSEDIVIVSPSHSTGVNIIPLPPPPPRMNEILPQPLEGGQSTLPASLLEVTKEIPPPPILPPEGQRGSPLSTLCGGIVNIPLPPPPLPGGHGEVPLSTPLRGSGAIPPPPPFPKGLGGITLPIGFHSGDLSFLQPTRESESPSCLPPPPPPPPLSSNGHIGDPPPPPPPPPPLMSVFVEAPIPLPPQTVCGGAPPPPPPPGGHVGPPPPPPPPGGYAEALMPPPPPGGCVGAPPPPPPPGGYAGAPSPPPPPGGYIGAPPPSPPYGGIGVPPPPPPFGGIGGTPPPPPPAGFRGGAPAPPPPPGGHGGPPPPPPRGHGGVGGPPPPPGAPSPPMPPGMPGGPPPPPGGRGMPTPPGGRGHGLARSLGPTLQSAVRRSSLKPLHWVKVTRAMQGSLWAELQKQVDANSRAEFDVNELESLFTIAPKTKAGSKSEGRGKSLGTKSDKVQLIDLRRANNTEIMLTKIKMPLPDMMSAALALDDSVLDADQIENLIKFCPTKEEMELLKNYSGDKEALGKCEHFFLELMKVPRVESKLKIFAFKIQFQSQIRDVRKNLQTVSSACEELRSSEKLKVIMKNILLIGNTLNQGTPRGQAVGFRLDSLLKLIETRATSGRMTLMHFLCKRSHRK
- the LOC136534820 gene encoding formin-like protein 12 isoform X1, with translation MALFRRLFYRKPPDRLLEIADRVYVFDCCFSTETMDQYRYKNYLDSIILQLREQFADSSLMVLNFRDEGKSLISGIFSKYNITTKDYPCKYLGCPLLPLDIILHFLRLSERWLMLEGQQNILLMHCEKDGWPVLAFMLAGLLLYRKQYNGEQRTLDMVYKQAPKELLQMLTTLNPQPSHLRYLGYICRMDDDIGWPTQPIPFTLDCVILREIPNFDGVGGCRPIVRVYGQDIPTTDKSHGVVSPPSKAKKHIRRYRQADNVPAKLNVGSCVQGDVVLECLHVDDGRGNERLMFRVMFNTFFIQSHILLLNFEDIDVPWDADHQFTKNFKAEVLFSEFDAESDASTEVAPDYDYDYDYDYDDDMDVASADEFFEAEELFSNADSQEGNKDADTLSIASTDYTSTPSAECWKNSPFSNFELNIGIDGSRDNKADDLGLSLETVNGGKTCTSTEDNTMLNNETAVVKSTLAATIDGDADSGISSSSTYKEDGLFEKGSSKQDIRMGSNQDLGQIDNVLVKEVIILETNSPKDIQMIKEVIISEVTTPKQVVDGNMTETELDETVHDSESIALAEAEDTEQLNIFCKQDEGHSVRDEYAAYDNGIVIEQEESSNEEKLTIRDTNSEVTEPTDENNRLELPLSGIPHLHCSSTSPGLSSAKENIDQLHACSSNGTAEQRAGIDSRSHSSNISCVNILPQESSLTINHASTSMNANTDTTDSSRLVLKKKPFQPLLTSSLFAPSSPRRNLLRAASTDLSFFSPSQTESKQNSVTSTSGRDDPSTSSVLPPSQCSTTLGSSSKISLVHPPLRPIRTVSSLPSLSFDAYIEMSMYSSRSPKHQEHAKPPSIPLHRYLHPPMTEEKDLHSGSLTLPASNKYAPQPPYPPPLPPQHDSCTQSCSSTLISEHEQIRADGSCSFSPGCRQTVLNLSDSSVTSPSKSSIAATEYPLGASDFIDEKVTSRPNIVTGMDFPITNEDTNSLLHMLTCSSPPKTLQHGEPLPPPPPLPPAPPPSQLPLPTICSDSGSVPLVYSNPSSDCPYKEPAMLPEHKSAVPSTSLEGHEASEVRLLQSDITVELSSSEHSEYTVQHVFGSSEDTISNISSSIPAAPPYPTFHIVTDNSSGSISAEQVICEQPLDQTALSIHLRPFKMEISQNETINGVLASITDDKEHGGITIPPSPQKLPQPREHMKPPSPPQPPPCHATLVPSLCLSSNPPSPRERYENPPSASPPPFPRESFVALPPPPAPLPNHPSLLGKHINPSPPPPPPPRENEALCPLALLSPTRHVIPPPPTLLHIAIQPTFSEDIVIVSPSHSTGVNIIPLPPPPPRMNEILPQPLEGGQSTLPASLLEVTKEIPPPPILPPEGQRGSPLSTLCGGIVNIPLPPPPLPGGHGEVPLSTPLRGSGAIPPPPPFPKGLGGITLPIGFHSGDLSFLQPTRESESPSCLPPPPPPPPLSSNGHIGDPPPPPPPPPPLMSVFVEAPIPLPPQTVCGGAPPPPPPPGGHVGPPPPPPPPGGYAEALMPPPPPGGCVGAPPPPPPPGGYAGAPSPPPPPGGYIGAPPPSPPYGGIGVPPPPPPFGGIGGTPPPPPPAGFRGGAPAPPPPPGGHGGPPPPPPRGHGGVGGPPPPPGAPSPPMPPGMPGGPPPPPGGRGMPTPPGGRGHGLARSLGPTLQSAVRRSSLKPLHWVKVTRAMQGSLWAELQKQVDANSRAEFDVNELESLFTIAPKTKAGSKSEGRGKSLGTKSDKVQLIDLRRANNTEIMLTKIKMPLPDMMSAALALDDSVLDADQIENLIKFCPTKEEMELLKNYSGDKEALGKCEHFFLELMKVPRVESKLKIFAFKIQFQSQIRDVRKNLQTVSSACEELRSSEKLKVIMKNILLIGNTLNQGTPRGQAVGFRLDSLLKLIETRATSGRMTLMHFLCKSLAEKSPEVMDFHEDLVNLEACSKLQLKALAEEQLAVVKGLEKVEQELTASESDGPVSDVFRKTLKEFIDCSSADVRSLSAFYSEVGKSADALALYFGEDPAKFPFEQVATTLLTFVGLFRKAHDENLKQIEAEKKKAQKEAEKEANQDKTPVKSKNGNADKSPRSPSTFK